The following coding sequences are from one Pseudopipra pipra isolate bDixPip1 chromosome 16, bDixPip1.hap1, whole genome shotgun sequence window:
- the TNRC18 gene encoding trinucleotide repeat-containing gene 18 protein isoform X3, giving the protein MMDGRDFGPPRSVHGPPPLLSGLAMESHRLGATGRLAPAAGPMAAGLPAALQPGKFLASGISLHSHPGFSHLPNGLYPSYIPLSHLEPPSAGSPLLAQLGQHSLFESQKDGFYLSGHAGQSALHPQPPLSRTVGSHTSNTLLREKDLGQLHKSSKEGLKDPGGKERACRSDLSLPFAKKESKPKEEPRPRSVVDLTQDTKPDSDRKVSVVEKAVKVGERLSPFLAEHMPNRGTGSGEPKSKNPLQSSSLSNCNGGGDPVLKVLGAEQDRCAKDPTRHDENMRPSAHAHAERLKRGEPLLPSVGALHVSCSCPSPHPSQTGKMTPATTFPPQPVHSSMYTIFPPAKELGREHKVIAPTFVPSVEAYDERSGPIQIASQARDNKVKDKDLGKVGVLQSPTERCLADASRTLLSQDFSCHSDAKRMEVLREKGSVIRTNSMALKRQVTSEPFLNRPGLGSPESREFLASKDLLKPSPEAEHRPCERERFQRSSSKEAAKVYGTLDSSRQHLDHGQLKPPEQKWKPFEMGNFATTQMAVLAAQHNHVTRVEEEAKKVYLDPSGLPRTSVVGSRGAADVLHPTSHGEGSAMQSLIKYSGSFAKETASRQSCGKKSPFGGLGNVKLDSAQLGASKVQQLLLQQPAKQLKRDPERPESAKSFGRESIGSQGEVEVRHLPVGIAVAVARQKDNSSSSSSKLGPSLADRDRSLSLSSIKGHGRSEDDCGDERSRHRDSHLLAGRLERDQEKLLRESKELADFARIHPSSCATNGLNSNLMVTGGPALAGSGRWSADPASHLAAHPWLPRTGSPSMWLAGHPYGLGHPSLHQGMTPGFPPAMGGALPSAYQFARDPQSGQLVVIPSEHLPHFELMDRAPPLWPAMYPPTRSSLQHAHQLQLLSHQQLLRQHELYILQQQAAHAMELQRSAQLVERLKANEQRVDMEEKVTKRSLDSAKSGLSSSAPGLVHRKPPVLSPSASTSYSKAVSPPPLSPRASPVSVLKAEVIQKMEEPPSQPAYSYPATPSSHPSSPPPASPPPAPAIPPKEEAPETVDKKDLELEKEAAGPYQALFPEIPPGYPFQSLPPSFGRHYPYLIQPAPASDADGLAPDVPLPAEGSEHMELSSEVKPIHLSPSKILEPIQAAAEEESLEERVKSEVQMEESQEGICEQDMGTLNITTSAAVPVQNVENCNLLLHQGETLGAMEQDQEDLQSCSPPYQVVTCPAEAEAEAETGSGAETCSMHMDYDGLLVHAENEPPEMDLTTQREEASVAMDLQSTDVPRGREFPSLPPEEGEQGPEIPSYTEEAISCQIPDLDIKPGDPLAGMNALVAATEMPQACSLLTTTAVTPSQMKVEVLTDQTLEHSFLQGITLLSEIAEMELEKRKQEMQTGPESFPVRPTLESLLAASTHMLMEVLSTPFMESLKTIRLPRELNPNKKYSWMQKKDEPMYSIKSAIENMDAMELDYRMRLAELQRRYKEKQRELVKLQRRRDSEEKHDEKSRSLARRGPGRPRKRKLGSSALSPIKERGKSDSKSGKLSKSLLLSEDSETGEGMKKRHKGALPEEDEDVESSSGKMKGRNQSWEEHDAAPSFSNELKIKKKKVPSDQEQLASKLDKALSLTKQDKLKSPFKFADSSVGKTKTSGGGSRYLPPHEALPSKEEKKSLAKNLGLSLKTTKEGKNKVAAKMKKMEVGLKVKNQLKVSHSPAISEVSSYSYNTDSEEEGSLRDEWPAQPPSAPKPRPPGLYSTTARKGGRAGGGPKAAPRSAATGRPLKPKAAAGRKQPFCLLLREAEAGSSFSDSSEDSFDQDSSSEEEEDDDEEEEEEAEDYGTDGTDRLSSPALDESGLGLLARFAASAMPSPIVPPPLSIIQLEAKQKAKKKEERQSLMGTEFEYTDSESEIKIRKKSPSGLLRGKKGPLDSSSIPPSQAPSNLDSGSGSADKAKLGSEKGRKLKKFKSPKDLSFEFGLEASDDDLWNRRRSERIFLHDATTSSAMLTSAAPASSTPVSKPGRCGKGAPMSPKKEGSKGKERKELNKQRKKGKETPCCSSSSSMSPPGIPSSPSDVRVSLANALGSTKKSKAKVKAKEVKKENRGKGGAVSKLMESMAAEEDFEPNQDSSFSEDENIPLSMLVERPPTPAPRSCIIDKDELKDGLRVLIPMDDKLLYAGHVKTVHSPDIYRVVVEGERGNRPHIYCLEQLLQEAIIDVKPPSVRFLPEGTRIAAYWSQQYRCLYPGTVVRGTLDLEEDGDLITVEFDDGDTGRIPLSHIRLLPPDYKIQCAEPSPALLVPSTKRRSRKSSKDTGEGKEGAALGSEEPVSKGKGRGRKPSVKAKAEEAALPEEKDQGESSPVTSSVPEKPTCLGKPSMKGSRKSQPLPTGGSPAPTEEKRSKASKMKISTKLHSPSQPTYQPAVFGSILGTEPYSDLPGTLAAFGSSEASGSKAKAKKGRPTEETQEFGTVVKAQRKHDSEILIKLDHEGVMSPKTKKMKEAMRMLEDSNLASRRDGKSLLGLGYSAAVSVEGKQKSSRTKVAEGDPSPASFGGKFDGSVESLTASKDQEEKAAAPAAVEESESNSSDSSSESEGEEEADKNRGEAQDSSSASSRASTPLSSSNSSSSSSSSSSSSSSSSSSSSSTSSTSSSSSSSSSSSSTTDEDSSCSSDDEVAEAQPSSSVQQTLPPKQTKQAGKSRASSHPQSQKQPAQQPVPQPAPPQSGNKSRPKKREGIHLPTTKELAKRQRLPSVENRPKIAAFLPARQLWKWFGKPTQRRGMKGKARKLFYKAIVRGKEIIRIGDCAVFLSAGRPNLPYIGRIQSMWESWGNNMVVRVKWFYHPEETNPGKKLNEGKRWDQKSGRSLSTALQASNQRKDFMERALYQSSHVDENDVQTISHKCLVVGLDQYEQMLKTKKYQDSEDLYYLAGTYEPTTGMIFNTDGVPVIC; this is encoded by the exons GCTTTTCCCATCTGCCTAACGGTCTCTACCCATCGTACATTCCCCTGAGCCACCTCGAACCTCCCAGTGCCGGCAGTCCGCTCCTggcccagctgggacagcacaGCCTCTTTGAATCACAGAAAG ATGGGTTCTACCTGTCCGGCCACGCAGGCCAGTCTGCTTTGCACCCTCAGCCTCCCCTCTCAAGGACCGTGGGCAGCCACACGTCGAACACTTTGCTCCGGGAAAAGGACCTTGGGCAGCTGCACAAGAGCTCGAAGGAAGGCCTGAAAGACCCTGGTGGGAAGGAGCGGGCATGCCGGAGCgatctgtccctgccctttgcCAAGAAGGAGAGCAAGCCGAAGGAggagccccggccccgcagTGTGGTTGACCTCACACAGGACACCAAGCCCGACAGCGACCGGAAAGTGAGTGTGGTGGAGAAGGCGGTGAAGGTCGGCGAGCGTCTCTCGCCGTTCCTGGCTGAGCACATGCCAAATCGGGGCACAGGCAGTGGGGAACCCAAGTCCAAGAACCCACTGCAGAGCTCTTCCCTCAGCAACTGCAACGGCGGCGGGGACCCCGTTCTGAAGGTCCTGGGTGCCGAGCAGGACCGCTGTGCCAAGGATCCCACTCGGCACGACGAGAACATGAGGCCTTCTGCGCACGCCCACGCTGAGCGGCTGAAGCGAggggagcccctcctgccctccgTGGGCGCTTTGCACGTCTCCTGTAGCTGCCCATCCCCGCACCCCTCGCAGACGGGGAAGATGACGCCGGCCACAACATTCCCTCCGCAGCCCGTCCATTCCAGCATGTACACCATCTTCCCGCCGGCcaaggagctggggagggagcacaAAGTCATCGCCCCCACCTTCGTGCCTTCGGTCGAAGCCTACGACGAGAGGAGCGGGCCCATCCAAATCGCCTCGCAGGCCCGAGACAACAAGGTGAAGGACAAAGACCTCGGCAAGGTGGGGGTGCTGCAGTCACCCACGGAGCGGTGCCTTGCGGATGCCTCCCGCACGCTCTTGTCCCAGGACTTTTCTTGTCACAGCGATGCCAAAAGGATGGAGGTTCTGAGAGAGAAGGGCTCGGTGATCAGGACGAACTCCATGGCACTGAAGAGACAGGTCACTTCAGAGCCCTTCCTCAACCGGCCGGGGCTGGGCTCTCCGGAGAGCAGGGAGTtcctggcctccaaggactTGCTGAAGCCGAGTCCGGAGGCAGAGCATCGCCCTTGCGAGCGGGAACGCTTCCAGCGATCCAGCTccaaagaagcagcaaaggTCTATGGCACTTTGGACTCCTCCCGGCAGCACCTGGACCACGGTCAGCTGAAACCACCGGAGCAGAAGTGGAAGCCCTTTGAGATGGGCAACTTTGCCACCACGCAGATGGCGGTGTTGGCTGCTCAGCACAACCACGTCACCCGGGTGGAGGAGGAAGCCAAGAAGGTCTACCTTGACCCCAGTGGCTTGCCACGGACCTCGGTGGTGGGCTCACGGGGCGCCGCCGACGTCCTGCACCCCACCTCGCACGGCGAAGGGTCGGCCATGCAGAGCCTCATCAAGTACAGTGGCAGCTTTGCCAAGGAGACCGCGTCCCGGCAGAGCTGCGGCAAGAAGAGCCCCTTCGGTGGTTTGGGCAACGTGAAGTTGGACTCTGCGCAGCTGGGAGCCTCCaaggtgcagcagctgctgctgcagcaaccAGCGAAGCAGCTAAAACGGGACCCTGAGAGACCTGAGAGTGCCAAATCCTTCGGCCGTGAGAGCATCGGCTCCCAGGGCGAGGTGGAGGTGAGGCACTTGCCTGTTGGCATCGCTGTGGCTGTGGCCCGGCAGAaggacaacagcagcagcagcagcagcaaactggGGCCCAGCTTGGCAGACCGAGATCGCTCGCTGTCTCTCAGCAGCATCAAAG GGCATGGACGCTCTGAAGATGACTGTGGGGATGAGAGGAGCCGCCACCGGGACAGCCACCTCCTGGCAGGGCGCTTGGAACGGGATCAGGAGAAGCTGCTCAG AGAAAGCAAGGAGCTGGCAGATTTTGCCCGGATCCACCCCTCCAGCTGCGCCACGAACGGTTTGAACTCCAACCTCATGGTGACGGGAGGCCCAGCCCTGGCGGGCTCCGGGCGCTGGTCTGCGGACCCGGCTTCACACTTGGCAGCCCACCCCTGGCTTCCCAGGACAGGGAGCCCCTCCATGTGGCTGGCTGGCCATCCCTATG GACTTGGTCACCCTTCCCTGCACCAGGGCATGACTCCAGGCttcccccctgccatggggggaGCTCTCCCTTCCGCCTACCAGTTTGCCAGAGACCCACAGTCGGGGCAGCTTGTTGTGATCCCCAGCGAGCACTTGCCACACTTTG agctgatggACCGGGCACCCCCACTGTGGCCTGCCATGTACCCCCCGACCAGGAGCTCCCTCCAGCACGCtcaccagctccagctcctctctcaTCAGCAGCTGCTGCGGCAGCACGAGCTGTAcatcctgcagcagcaagcGGCCCACGCCATGGAGCTGCAGAGGAGTGCCCAGCTCGTG GAGAGATTGAAGGCCAACGAGCAGCGTGTGGATATGGAAGAGAAGGTGACAAAGCGGAGCCTGGACAGTGCCAAATCAGGCCTTTCCTCCTCAGCCCCGGGACTGGTGCACCGAAAACCACCTGTGCTGTCTCCCAGCGCCTCCACGTCCTACAGCAAGGCTGTGAGTCcacctcccctctctcccaggGCCTCACCCGTGTCTGTGCTCAAAGCTGAGGTGATCCAAAAGATGGAGGAGCCACCTTCGCAGCCAGCCTACTCCTACCCCGCCACCCCCAGCTCCCATCCTTCCAGCCCGCCCCCCGCctctccaccccctgcccctgccatccCTCCAAAGGAAGAGGCACCTGAGACCGTGGACAAGAAAGACTTGGAGCTGGAAAAAGAGGCTGCTGGTCCATATCAGGCCTTGTTCCCAG AGATCCCCCCTGGATATCCATTCCagtccctgcctccctcctttGGAAGACATTATCCCTACCTCATCCAGCCTGCCCCAGCATCTGATGCGGATGGCCTGGCTCCTGACGTCCCGCTGCCTGCTGAAGGGTCTGAGCACATGGAGCTTTCCTCAGAGGTCAAGCCCATCCACCTGTCTCCGTCCAAAATCCTAGAGCCCatccaagcagcagcagaagaggaatCCTTGGAAGAGAGGGTGAAATCAGAGGTGCAGATGGAAGAAAGCCAAGAAGGCATCTGTGAGCAGGACATGGGGACTCTGAACATCACCACCTCCGCAGCCGTCCCAGTGCAGAATGTGGAAAATTGCAATCTCCTGTTACATCAAGGGGAAACCCTGGGTGCTATGGAGCAGGACCAGGAAGACCTCCAGAGCTGCTCACCTCCTTACCAGGTTGTGACCTGTCCTGCAGAAGCAGAGGCTGAGGCAGAGACCGGGAGTGGAGCAGAAACCTGTTCCATGCACATGGACTATGATGGTTTGCTTGTGCATGCAGAGAACGAGCCACCGGAGATGGACTTGACGACCCAGCGGGAGGAGGCCTCTGTAGCCATGGATCTGCAGAGCACCGATGTGCCCCGAGGGAGGGAGTTTCCCAGCCTGCCCCCtgaggagggggagcaggggccagagatcccttcctATACAGAAGAGGCAATCTCTTGCCAAATCCCAGATCTGGACATCAAGCCAGGTGACCCGCTGGCTGGGATGAATGCTTTGGTGGCTGCTACAGAAATGCCTCAGGCTTGTTCCTTGTTGACTACCACCGCTGTCACTCCATCCCAGATGAAGGTGGAGGTGTTAACTGACCAGACCCTGGAGCACTCCTTCCTGCAGGGGATCACTTTGCTGAGTGAAATTGCAGAGATGGAGCTGGAGAAACGGAAGCAAGAAATGCAAA CAGGTCCAGAGAGTTTTCCTGTCCGGCCAACACTGGAGAGTTTGCTGGCTGCCAGCACCCACATGCTCATGGAAGTACTTTCCACCCCCTTTATGGAAAGTCTGAAAACCATCCGGCTGCCTCGAGAGCTGAATCCCAACAAAAAGTACAGCTGGATGCAGAAGAAAGATGAACCA ATGTACTCCATCAAATCGGCCATCGAGAACATGGACGCGATGGAGCTGGACTACAGGATGAGGCTGGCGGAGCTGCAGCGGCGCTACAAGGAGAAGCAGCGGGAGCTGGTGAAGCTGCAGCGCCGCAGGGACTCCGA ggaaaagcaTGACGAGAAAAGTAGAAGCTTGGCGAGAAGAGGCCCTGGAAGGCCCAGGAAGAGGAAACTTGGATCAAGCGCTCTGTCACCCAttaaggagagagggaagagtgACAGCAAGAGTGGAAA ACTGAGCAAGTCCTTGTTGCTCTCCGAAGACTCTGAGACTGGCGAGGGCATGAAGAAGAGGCACAAAGGGGCCCTCCCGGAGGAGGACGAGGATGTGGAGAGCAGCAGTGGCAAGATGAAAGGGAGGAACCAGAGCTGGGAAGAGCATGATGCGGCTCCCAGCTTCTCGAATGAG TTAAAGATCAAAAAGAAGAAGGTGCCATCAGATCAGGAGCAGCTGGCCAGCAAGCTTGACAAGGCCCTGTCACTCACCAAACAAGACAAGCTCAAATCCCCCTTCAAGTTTGCCGACAGCTCTGTAGGAAAGACAAAAACTAGTGGAGGTGGCAGTAGGTACCTCCCACCCCACGAGGCTCTGCCAagcaaggaggagaagaagagccTGGCCAAGAACCTGGGCCTGTCACTGAAAACCACCAAGGAAGGTAAAAACAAAGTGGCTGCCAAAATGAAGAAGATGGAGGTGGGGTTAAAAGTCAAAAATCAGCTCAAGGTTTCCCATTCACCAGCAATATCTGAAGTTAGCAGCTACTCCTATA ATACGGACTCAGAGGAGGAGGGATCCCTGAGGGATGAGTGGCCAGCGCAGCCCCCGTCCGCGCCCAAGCCGCGGCCGCCCGGTCTGTACAGCACAACGGCCAGGAAGGGTGGCCGGGCAGGCGGTGGCCCCAAGGCGGCCCCGCGCAGTGCGGCGACCGGGCGGCCGCTGAAGCCgaaggcggcggcggggcggaaGCAGCCCTTCTGCCTGCTGCTGAGGGAGGCCGAGGCGGGATCTTCCTTCAGCGACTCCTCGGAGGACTCGTTCGATCAAG ATTCGAGctcggaggaggaggaggacgacgacgaggaggaagaggaggaggcagaggactATGGCACGGACGGCACAGACAGGCTGTCGTCGCCTGCCCTCGATGAGAGTGGCCTGGGCCTTCTGGCCAGGTTTGCTGCCAGCGCCATGCCCAGCCCCATCGTGCCCCCTCCGCTTTCCATCATCCAGCTGGAGGCCAAGCAGAAGGcgaagaagaaggaggagcgGCAGAGCCTGATGG GGACAGAATTTGAGTACACAGACTCAGAGAGTGAGATCAAGATCAGGAAGAAGTCGCCTTCAGGTCTGCTGCGGGGAAAGAAGGGGCCACTGGACTCAAGCAGCATCCCGCCAAGCCAGGCCCCCAGCAACCTCGACTCTGGATCTGGGAGCGCTGACAAGGCCAAGCTCGGGTCTGAGAAAGGCCGCAAGTTGAAAAAATTCAAATCCCCCAAGGACTTGAGCTTTGAGTTTGGGCTGGAGGCCAGCGATGATGACCTGTGGAACCGGCGCCGGAGCGAGCGGATCTTCCTCCACGACGCCACCACGTCCTCGGCCATGCTGACGTCTGCGgcccctgccagctccaccCCTGTCTCCAAGCCTGGGCGCTGTGGCAAGGGGGCACCCATGAGCCCCAAAAAGGAGGGCagcaaggggaaggagagaaaggagctAAACAAG caacggaagaaggggaaagaaacaccctgctgctcctcttcctcatccatGTCTCCTCCTGGCATCCCTAGCTCCCCATCTGATGTTCGTGTCAGCCTGGCAAATGCCCTGGGCTccaccaagaagagcaaagCCAAGGTGAAAGCCAAGGAGGTGAAAAAAGAG AACCgagggaaaggaggagctgTCAGCAAGCTCATGGAGAGCATGGCAGCAGAGGAGGATTTTGAACCCAACCAAGACAGCAGCTTCTCAGAGGATGAGAACATCCCACTGAGCATGTTGGTCGAGCGACCACCCACACCAG CTCCTCGGTCCTGCATCATTGACAAGGATGAGCTGAAAGATGGTCTGCGTGTCCTCATCCCCATGGATGACAAGCTGCTCTATGCTGGGCATGTCAAGACGGTACATTCACCAGACAT ATACCGTGTGGTGGTGGAAGGTGAGAGGGGAAACCGTCCCCACATTTactgcctggagcagctcttgCAGGAAGCG ATAATCGATGTGAAACCCCCTTCAGTGCGGTTCCTGCCCGAGGGCACGAGGATTGCAGCCTACTGGAGCCAGCAGTACCGCTGCCTCTACCCAGGGACAGTTGTCCGAG GAACCCTAGATCTGGAGGAAGATGGTGATCTCATCACAGTAGAGTTTGATGACGGGGACACGGGACGCATCCCACTGTCTCACATTCGACTTCTCCCACCTGACTACAAGATCCAGT GTGCTGAGCCTTCCCCTGCCCTTTTGGTGCCCAGCACCAAGCGCCGTAGCCGTAAATCCAGCAAAGAcactggagaaggaaaagaaggagctGCACTGGGGTCAGAGGAGCCCGTGTCAAAGGGCAAAGGGCGAGGGAGAAAGCCAAGCGTCAAGGCAAAAGCTG AAGAGGCTGCCTTGCCTGAAGAGAAGGATCAGGGTGAGTCCTCACCTGTTACCTCCTCAGTCCCAGAGAAGCCAACCTGCTTGGGCAAGCCAAGCATGAAGGGATCAAGAAAATCGCAACCGCTGCCGACTGGAGGCTCTCCTGCTCCCACGGAGGAAAAGCGGTCAAAAGCCAGCAAAATGAAGATCTCCACTAAACTGCacagcccctcccagcccacTTATCAGCCTGCTGTGTTCGGCAGCATCCTTGGCACAGAACCCTACAGTGACCTCCCAGGAACACTGGCAGCCTTTGGCTCCAGTGAGGCTTCAGGGTCGAAAGCCAAGGCCAAGAAAGGGCGGCCCACAGAAGAGACACAGGAGTTTGGCACTGTGGTCAAGGCTCAGAGGAAGCATGACAGCGAAATCCTGATCAAGCTGGACCATGAGGGCGTGATGTCTCCAAAGACAAAGAAGATGAAGGAGGCGATGAGGATGCTGGAGGACTCAAACCTGGCCAGCCGCAGAGATGGGAAGAgtctcctggggctgggctaTTCCGCTGCAGTGAGTGTGGAGGGCAAGCAGAAATCTTCCCGAACCAAAGTGGCTGAGGGAGACCCTTCTCCTGCCAGCTTTGGAGGAAAGTTTGATGGCTCAGTGGAGAGCCTCACTGCCTCCAAGGACCAGGAAgaaaaggcagcagctccagcagcagtggAAGAGTCTGAGAGCAACAGCAGCGACAGCAGCTCGGAGtcagagggagaagaggaggctgataAGAACCGAGGGGAAGCCCAGGACAGCAGTTCAGCCAGCTCAAGAGCATCCAcccctctctcttcctccaattcttcctcctcttcctcttctagcagcagctcctcttcatcttcctcttcctcctcttcctccacctCATCGACCTCTTCTTCATCAAGttccagctcttcctcctcctccactacggacgaagattcctcctgcagctctgacGATGAAGTAGCCGAGGCCCAGCCGAGTTCCTCGGTGCAGCAAACGCTCCCGCCCAAGCAAACCAAGCAGGCGGGGAAATCCCGTGCGTCCTCCCACCCGCAGAGCCAGAAGCAGCCGGCGCAGCAGCCGGTGCCGCAGCCGGCGCCGCCGCAGAGCGGCAACAAGAGCAGGCCCAAGAAGCGCGAGGGCATCCACCTGCCCACCACCAAGGAGCTGGCCAAGCGCCAGCGCCTGCCGTCCGTGGAGAACAGGCCCAAGATCGCCGCTTTCCTCCCTGCACGGCAGCTGTGGAAGTGGTTCGGGAAACCCACGCAG AGACGTGGAATGAAAGGGAAGGCCAGGAAGCTGTTCTACAAGGCCATCGTCCGGGGCAAGGAGATAATCCGCATCGGAGACTGTGCGGTTTTCCTCTCCGCCGGCCGCCCCAACCTGCCCTACATTGGCCGGATCCAGAGCATGTGGGAGTCCTGGGGGAACAACATGGTGGTCCGGGTCAAATGGTTCTATCACCCAGAAGAAACCAACCCTGGGAAGAAACTCAATGAAGGCAAG